The following are from one region of the Centropristis striata isolate RG_2023a ecotype Rhode Island chromosome 19, C.striata_1.0, whole genome shotgun sequence genome:
- the zcchc9 gene encoding zinc finger CCHC domain-containing protein 9 produces MTRWARANNVHKHKPAEATPWSQLRGAGGGGRGRGGGGGHPGSSRPEPPQRDHLRGTQPGGSAVKKPNRPKKEYVSEDVNGFLEFLQQSGQPLPGGGAARRELREEVETALKKDRRREDRRVKRQTNKKNNMLCFNCRKPGHGLADCPEADRDEEMGRGICYRCGSTEHEIHKCRAKVDPALGEHPYAKCFICGQNGHLSRGCPDNPKGLYAQGGSCRVCGSVEHFQKDCPEHQAATNSMTVPWLSNNMSADHEDFHVPVKKTKPKQTKVVKF; encoded by the exons ATGACGAGGTGGGCGAGAGCCAACAACGTCCACAAACACAAACCAGCTGAGGCCACGCCATGGAGCCAgctgagaggagcaggaggaggagggagaggccgaggaggaggaggtggtcaCCCGGGCAGTTCTAGACCAGAACCTCCTCAGAGGGACCACCTGAGAGGGACTCAGCCCGGCGGATCCGCAGTGAAGAAACCCAACCGGCCCAAGAAGGAGTACGTGAGCGAAGACGTGAACGGCTTCCTGGAGTTCCTCCAGCAGAGCGGACAGCCGCTGCCAGGAGGAGGCGCAGCAAGGAGGGAGCTCCGCGAGGAGGTAGAGACAGCTCTGAAGaaggacaggaggagggaggaccGGAGGGTGAAGAGGCAGACCAACAAGAAGAACAACATG ctgtgcTTTAACTGCAGGAAGCCGGGTCACGGTCTGGCCGACTGTCCTGAGGCGGACCGTGACGAGGAGATGGGTCGAGGCATCTGTTACCGCTGCGGCTCCACCGAACACGAGATCCACAAGTGTCGAGCTAAGGTGGACCCGGCTCTGG GAGAACACCCGTACGCTAAGTGCTTCATCTGTGGACAGAACGGACATTTGTCCCGAGGCTGTCCCGATAATCCCAAAGGACTTTATGCACAAG gagGTTCCTGTCGGGTTTGTGGTTCAGTGGAACATTTTCAGAAAGACTGTCCAGAACATCAGGCTGCAA CTAACTCCATGACCGTCCCCTGGCTGTCCAACAACATGAGTGCAGATCACGAGGACTTCCACGTTCCTGTGAAGAAAACTAAACCCAAACAAACCAAAGTGGTGAAGTTCTGA